In Mycobacterium branderi, the DNA window TCACGGAGCCGCTCTCGCGTTCGCTTGGGCCGCACAGACTTTCGGCATCCCGACCAACACGTTGGCGGGCCATCGGGACTTTGCCCGAACTTCTTGCCCGGGCGCGAACCTCTATGCGCATCTCTCCTCAGGTGATCTCAAGCACCGCATTGACGATCTGCTTGCCGCCGGCAGAGTGGACCTGCCGCTCTCTTGCGGACCCAACGCTTCCGCGCGAGTCGCGGCTATCGAGGCTGGCAATTAACGCGGCGATGAGTTTCGCCACGGCTTCCAGTCTGTATCTCCAACACGCCATCGACCGCATTCGAGGAGACCATCATGACCGCTACCTACACTTTCGACGTCTTTTCCAGCCTCGACGGTTTCGGCGGCGTCAGCGGCGGCGATTGGGGCGGCTACTGGGGCAAGCAAGGTCCGGAACTTCTCGACCACCGCCTTGCTCTGTACGACGAGAAGCAGCGGATGGTATTTGGCGCCAACACATATCGGTTATTCACGCAAATGCTCGCCGAGAGCACCGAGGAGTCCGAGGTGCACGACGCGTGGGTCACCCGGATGAGGCACCTGCCGGCGACGGTGGTGTCGACCAGCCTGGAGGGACCTCTCGACTGGCCTGACGCAACTCTCGTGAGCGGCGACGCCGTCGACGTCGTCGCCCGGCTGAAGGAGGAGTCAGAGGTGCCGTTGCGCTCGCACGGCAGCCTGTCGATGAACCGAGCGTTGATGGCCGCCGGCCTGGTCGACCGCGTCCAGGTGACGCTCTTCCCTGTGATCACCGGTCAGACCGGTGACGACCCTATCTTCCAGGGCGCGGCTG includes these proteins:
- a CDS encoding dihydrofolate reductase family protein, with product MTATYTFDVFSSLDGFGGVSGGDWGGYWGKQGPELLDHRLALYDEKQRMVFGANTYRLFTQMLAESTEESEVHDAWVTRMRHLPATVVSTSLEGPLDWPDATLVSGDAVDVVARLKEESEVPLRSHGSLSMNRALMAAGLVDRVQVTLFPVITGQTGDDPIFQGAADFDLELIESRTLDGNIQELTYRPTLHV